Proteins encoded in a region of the Bacillus sp. T3 genome:
- a CDS encoding shikimate dehydrogenase gives MADLGRIDGRTKLLGLLATPIGHSLSPAMHNMSLRKLGLNYAYMAFEVGNAQLADVVTGMRALNVRGFNVSMPNKTKILPLLDELSPAAQFAGAVNTVVNEDGKLIGHITDGTGYMRSLKENGIDVVGKKMTLLGAGGAATAIAIQAALDGVAEISIFNRDDEFFARAEKNARIINEEMKEVNCKATVYHLDDIETLKAEIASSDILTNATGVGMKPLEDQSLIQDVSWLRPELIVSDVVYIPRKTKLLEMAEEVGCQTLNGLGMMLWQGAKAFEIWTGQEMPVDYVKEQMF, from the coding sequence ATGGCAGATCTTGGACGTATTGATGGCAGAACAAAATTACTAGGGCTCTTAGCAACCCCGATTGGTCACTCATTATCACCAGCAATGCATAATATGTCACTTAGAAAATTGGGACTTAATTATGCTTACATGGCTTTCGAGGTTGGCAACGCTCAATTAGCTGATGTTGTAACAGGGATGCGCGCTCTAAATGTGAGAGGCTTTAACGTATCCATGCCGAATAAAACAAAAATTCTTCCGCTTTTGGATGAACTTTCACCAGCAGCTCAATTTGCAGGAGCCGTTAACACAGTAGTGAACGAAGATGGGAAACTAATCGGTCATATTACTGATGGTACAGGTTATATGCGATCATTAAAGGAAAACGGAATTGATGTGGTTGGAAAGAAAATGACTCTTCTCGGTGCAGGGGGAGCAGCTACAGCGATTGCCATTCAAGCAGCATTAGACGGAGTTGCTGAGATTTCAATCTTTAACCGTGATGATGAATTTTTTGCAAGAGCTGAAAAAAATGCCCGAATTATTAATGAAGAGATGAAAGAAGTAAATTGCAAAGCAACTGTTTATCACCTTGATGATATTGAAACTTTGAAAGCTGAAATTGCTAGCAGTGACATTTTAACAAATGCAACGGGTGTTGGAATGAAACCTTTAGAAGATCAAAGCCTGATTCAAGATGTTTCTTGGCTTCGCCCAGAATTGATTGTATCGGATGTTGTATATATTCCACGTAAGACTAAGCTTCTTGAAATGGCTGAAGAAGTTGGATGTCAAACGCTAAATGGCTTAGGTATGATGCTATGGCAGGGTGCGAAAGCATTTGAGATTTGGACAGGTCAAGAAATGCCTGTGGACTATGTGAAAGAGCAAATGTTTTAA
- the aroD gene encoding type I 3-dehydroquinate dehydratase: MSTLTIKDMTIGEGIPKIIVPLVGVSEQQILEEAKLVKDLQPDVVEWRVDIYEHVEDLNAVKKMIAKLREELSETLILFTFRSHKEGGNKEISDSFYVELNQTAIRTRNIDFVDVELFNEAENVKAIVSVAKENGVLVIMSNHDFFKTPPKGVIIERLRKMQEYGADIPKIAVMPTSIEDVITLIDATNTMKTKYADRPLITMSMGGTGVISRLAGEVFGSAFTFGAGKAASAPGQIPVAELRTVLEILHKSM, translated from the coding sequence ATGAGCACACTGACTATAAAGGATATGACGATTGGAGAAGGAATTCCCAAAATTATTGTCCCTTTAGTAGGAGTATCTGAGCAACAAATATTAGAAGAAGCAAAATTAGTAAAGGACTTACAACCTGATGTTGTGGAATGGCGTGTTGATATATATGAACACGTAGAAGATTTAAACGCTGTAAAAAAAATGATTGCAAAATTACGCGAAGAATTATCTGAAACACTGATTCTTTTTACTTTTAGAAGTCATAAAGAAGGTGGTAACAAAGAGATCAGTGACAGTTTTTATGTTGAACTGAATCAGACAGCCATTCGTACGAGAAACATTGATTTTGTTGATGTAGAGTTATTTAATGAAGCAGAGAATGTGAAGGCAATTGTGTCGGTGGCAAAAGAGAATGGGGTTTTAGTCATTATGTCTAACCATGATTTCTTTAAAACGCCTCCAAAGGGAGTAATCATTGAGCGTCTACGCAAAATGCAAGAATACGGGGCAGATATCCCGAAAATTGCCGTAATGCCAACAAGTATTGAAGATGTAATCACATTAATCGACGCAACAAATACGATGAAAACAAAATATGCGGATCGACCACTTATCACCATGTCAATGGGAGGTACAGGAGTGATCAGTCGTTTGGCTGGAGAAGTATTTGGTTCTGCATTCACTTTTGGTGCTGGAAAAGCTGCTTCTGCCCCAGGACAAATTCCTGTTGCAGAATTAAGAACAGTGTTGGAAATTCTACACAAAAGCATGTAA
- a CDS encoding shikimate kinase, translating to MLVNREVPLRERSIVFIGFMGVGKTTIGKRVAKKLYRDFIDVDEEIEKEYGMPVSQIFNKLGEKAFREREKNLITDLCKHKLKIISLGGGAFLQEDIRKVCLSECIVFFLDLSWEGWKDRISLIIDSRPVLQGKSIEEIEELFYKRQEIYSVHHSKVETDNHDSEEVADYIVDSLKLAWELHEPR from the coding sequence CTGTTGGTCAATCGTGAAGTCCCATTGAGAGAAAGAAGTATCGTATTTATAGGATTCATGGGAGTAGGCAAAACTACTATAGGGAAGAGAGTAGCAAAAAAGCTATATCGGGATTTTATCGATGTCGATGAAGAAATTGAAAAGGAATATGGAATGCCTGTTTCACAAATATTTAATAAACTTGGTGAAAAAGCATTTCGCGAAAGGGAGAAAAATTTAATTACGGACTTATGTAAGCATAAATTAAAAATTATTTCTCTCGGAGGTGGAGCCTTTTTACAAGAGGATATTCGAAAGGTATGTTTATCCGAATGTATTGTCTTCTTTTTAGACTTGTCCTGGGAAGGTTGGAAAGATCGAATTAGTTTAATTATTGATAGCCGACCAGTTCTACAAGGAAAATCGATTGAAGAAATAGAAGAGCTATTTTATAAACGGCAAGAAATCTACTCTGTTCACCATTCAAAGGTTGAAACGGATAACCATGATAGTGAAGAGGTCGCCGATTATATTGTCGATTCATTAAAGTTAGCTTGGGAGTTACATGAACCAAGGTAA
- a CDS encoding Lin0512 family protein: MEKIMFIETGMGIDVHGQNITKAAVRAVQNAIHFNSMPGIRTVLPGNTTENMKVNVKLALPCDMEKLDVEAVKAVLPYGQVTVETMVGGMLTTSGIVLEDKGDKNDLMYIAVASVEVGY, translated from the coding sequence ATGGAAAAAATCATGTTTATTGAAACTGGCATGGGAATTGATGTGCACGGTCAGAACATCACAAAGGCAGCAGTACGTGCCGTACAAAATGCCATTCATTTTAATTCAATGCCAGGTATCCGCACTGTCCTACCAGGTAACACAACAGAAAATATGAAAGTAAATGTTAAACTTGCCTTACCTTGTGATATGGAGAAACTGGATGTAGAAGCGGTTAAAGCGGTTTTGCCTTACGGACAAGTGACAGTGGAAACGATGGTGGGTGGTATGCTGACAACAAGTGGGATTGTCCTCGAGGATAAGGGAGACAAAAATGATTTGATGTATATTGCTGTGGCATCGGTTGAAGTTGGGTATTAA
- a CDS encoding Rrf2 family transcriptional regulator, which yields MSISSRFAVGIHILTLIEFNKEMVNSSEFIAESVNTNPVVIRKIMGMLKKAGLVEVHPGIAWAKLAKNLADITLLDVYKAVNVVQEKELFSVHENPNPACPVGRNIQDTIVPLLSTAQLALEKVLENVTIEDVVKDINTKEVENNR from the coding sequence ATGTCTATTAGCAGTCGGTTTGCTGTTGGAATTCATATACTTACTCTTATTGAGTTTAATAAAGAGATGGTAAACTCGTCAGAATTTATTGCAGAAAGTGTGAACACAAATCCTGTTGTGATCAGAAAAATTATGGGTATGCTTAAAAAGGCAGGCTTAGTAGAGGTTCATCCTGGTATCGCCTGGGCAAAATTAGCAAAGAATTTAGCGGATATAACCTTGCTTGACGTGTATAAGGCGGTTAATGTTGTACAGGAGAAGGAATTGTTTAGTGTACATGAAAATCCTAATCCAGCTTGTCCAGTTGGCCGGAACATTCAAGATACGATCGTCCCGCTGTTATCAACAGCTCAACTAGCATTAGAGAAGGTACTCGAAAATGTAACCATTGAAGATGTAGTGAAAGATATAAATACAAAAGAGGTAGAAAATAATCGTTAA
- a CDS encoding AbrB/MazE/SpoVT family DNA-binding domain-containing protein, whose protein sequence is MKSTGILRKVDELGRIVIPIELRRTLEIAEKDPLEIYVNEDKIILQKHRENMTCVVTGDETDQNQSFSNGRIVLSPNGAKQLLNEIKEAFNL, encoded by the coding sequence ATGAAATCTACTGGTATTCTTCGTAAAGTTGACGAATTAGGAAGAATTGTTATTCCAATTGAGTTAAGGAGAACTTTAGAAATTGCAGAAAAAGACCCTCTCGAAATTTATGTTAATGAGGATAAGATTATCTTACAGAAACATAGAGAAAATATGACCTGTGTTGTAACGGGGGATGAAACCGATCAAAACCAAAGTTTTTCAAATGGACGAATCGTGTTAAGTCCCAATGGAGCAAAACAACTCCTAAATGAAATCAAGGAAGCATTTAATCTGTAA
- a CDS encoding MurR/RpiR family transcriptional regulator has translation MTLLKKLEQKQNFTDTEIRIADYILINLEDVPNMYIKELAENAFTSHSAIIRLCQKLGFSGYRDFKVTLIHEIQSNKHAFAHVDPNFPFLPNDSSINIAKKMADLTIETIRKTLVKLDKNQLNKAVEMIKNANRIYLFGSGDSQIRARSFQNKFVKINKHLIIADEYGEATWNALNLDKTDCAIFISYAGHSIFHLKILKYLAAMKIPTIILTGNSESMMSKMCELTIEVPYDEYDFLKVGTFSSQISFEYILDTLFSIVYAKDYTKNLHNLKKKEEVFRKWDLL, from the coding sequence ATGACTTTATTAAAGAAGCTTGAACAAAAGCAAAACTTTACTGACACTGAAATAAGGATTGCTGATTATATATTAATAAACCTTGAGGATGTTCCGAATATGTATATTAAAGAGCTTGCAGAAAACGCATTTACCTCTCACTCTGCAATTATTAGACTATGTCAGAAATTAGGATTCTCAGGTTATAGAGATTTCAAAGTAACATTAATCCATGAAATTCAAAGTAATAAACACGCATTTGCACATGTTGACCCTAATTTTCCGTTTCTACCAAATGACAGTTCAATCAACATTGCGAAGAAGATGGCGGATTTGACAATTGAAACAATCAGAAAGACTTTAGTGAAACTAGATAAGAATCAATTAAATAAAGCAGTAGAAATGATCAAAAATGCTAACAGAATTTACCTTTTTGGGAGTGGGGACTCTCAGATCCGTGCTCGGAGCTTTCAAAACAAGTTTGTTAAAATTAACAAACACTTAATCATTGCTGATGAGTATGGGGAAGCAACATGGAATGCATTAAACTTGGACAAAACGGATTGTGCTATTTTTATTAGCTATGCTGGTCACTCGATTTTTCACCTGAAAATACTTAAATATTTAGCTGCAATGAAAATTCCTACGATCATTTTAACTGGTAATTCGGAATCGATGATGTCTAAAATGTGTGAGTTAACAATTGAGGTGCCTTATGATGAATATGACTTTTTAAAAGTGGGGACCTTTTCTTCCCAAATATCATTTGAATATATTCTTGATACATTATTTTCAATTGTTTATGCGAAGGATTATACCAAAAACCTCCATAACCTAAAGAAAAAGGAAGAGGTATTTAGAAAATGGGATCTGCTTTAA